A region of the Cytobacillus sp. IB215665 genome:
AAATCCTCTATTCACGAAAGTTTTATACTAATTTATTTTACCATTTTGTAAAACACATAAGGAAAAAATATTTAATTTATAATAGTTTTCACTAAATTGACAAGATGTCCCATAAGTAATATTACAATCAAACTTTTGTCCTATAAAGTTGAAGAGAACTTATAGAAAATATAATATTTAGCCATTATTTATTATTTTTTGACTAGTTTTGGGAAAATTCATGAAACTTCTTCTGGGTTCTATTCGTATAATAGGCTAAAGGAGATGATGTCTTTGTGGATATAAATAAATTATTGTCTTCATTAAGCTATTTCAGCGTGTTTTTTGCACCATTTTTATTTCCGATTGTTGCATATTTTGTATCAGATAGTAATGAAGTTAAATCACATGCGAAGAGTGCTTTTGTTTCACACCTATTACCGTTCGTATCTATCATACTTGCTATCTTCATTGCATTTATAGATATATTTTCTGGCGGTGTAGCATTTACAACAGTATTTTGGCCAATAGTCATTATAATAATTGTAAATGTAGGTGTAGTTATTTGGAATATTATTAGAGGCATCCAAGTACTGATTCAATAAACTGTAAGTAACATAAAGTGAATGGAGTATTGTTAATAAATCCAATCCTCTACTGTAGAACTAGCTAAAAAAACTTTAAATTAAAAAATCGAAGAGAAAAGTGAGGGTATTTTAAATGATTGAAGAACGTAAGCGGATATTGAAGATGGTCGAAGAAGGAAAGCTTTCAACTGATGAAGCATTAACACTTTTAGAAGCATTAAGTGATCAGCAAGAAAAGGATAAAGCGGATCAAGTAGTAAATACGGACTTATCGACAGAAATTGACTATGAGAATGCTCAACAACGTCCGTACAGTAGTGAAACTAAGCAAACATCAACGAAAGAAAAATTCATTGATTTCATGAATACAGCAGTAAAGAAAGTGAAGAATTTAGATTTAGACTTTAATTTTGGACCTTCGGTTGACGTGCATCATATATTTCAAAATTCAAATGTTTTCATTGATAAGGTTGATTTAGATGTGTATAACGGGAGTATTGAGCTAATACCGTGGAATGAAAATGATGTTCGTATTGAATGTGAGGCGAAAGTATACAAAGTCGAAAATAATGAAGAAGCAAGAAGAGTATTCTTACAAGACGTGTTATTTTCCACTGATAATAGTCTAATGCGTTTTGCTGTTCAGAAAAAACAAATGAAGGTTCATACAAAAATTTATATTCCTGAGAAGGATTATAGCCAGATCAGAATTCGGGTATTCAATGGGCCGGTTATTAGTACAGGGTTTAATGTGAAAGACTTTAAAGCAAAAACATCTAACGGATCAGTTACATTAGAACGCATGCATGTTGATGAGATGGAAATTGAGACCACAAATGGCGCTGTTGATGTGTTCGATAGCTATAGTCGTGACTGTGAGGCCGAAGTAGTTAATGGTGGTATTAATGTTAGAGGTAGCTTTGAAAGAGTAGACCTACAAAGTGTTACTGGCAGTATCAAATGTAAGATAAACAATGAAAAGGCACATACCGTTTTTGCTAAAACAACAACGGGTAGTATAGATATTACTGTCCCTGACGGCATGACAATGGAAGGTGATTTAAAGTCAAGTGTAGGGAAAGTAAAATGTTATGTGCCAAATATTAATATTATTGAGGAAAAAGACGAAATTGTTCAAAAAATATTAAGGTTTACTGTTAATGATAAGGCAACTGAACCGCTTCATTTATTTGCTGATTCAAAAAGTGGCTCAGTACACGTTACTACACATAGTAACGACTAACAGAAATTATTTTTCTACACTCCATTTTGCAAAGGGAATTACCTTTGTGAAGTGGAGTTTTTATCATATACCGATCACTTCAAGTCGCTTCACCGTTTCAAAAAGTGCCTTCAAATGAAAAGGATCCAGTACTGTATAGAGGTTTTATGGCGCTAAGGCATTTCTTCTTTGCCTAGCTTTTTCGCCTCCTAGTCCTTTGAGGTTACTCCATCAATTCATTCGAAGTCAAAAACGTCTTCAAATGAATTGCTTCTAGTGCTAGTCGTGACAAATCTATAGGCTAAGGCATTTCTTCTTTGTTAGTAGGGAAAAAAACTGATAAAATAAAGAAAGTGTTTGTGAGTGTTCAAAAAGGAGGATTTCTATGCCTAAGGTTAAAACGATAGACATTATAGATAAGTTTCAGTTAGAGTTGATAAGTGGGGAAGATGGGGTAAATAGACCGATTATTACGAGTGATTTATCTAGACCTGGGATTGAAATGGCGGGATATTTTACTTATTATCCAGCAGAACGAATACAGCTATTAGGTAAAACAGAGCTTTCATTTTATGATAAGTTAACAAAATCGGAAAAACAGCTTCGTATGAATAAATTATGTACTGATATAACCCCAGGAATTATTATTTCAAGAGATTTGGAAATTCCTGAAGAGTTAATTGAAGCTTCTGAGCGTGAGGTAGTACCTGTTATGCGTTCATCAATGAAGACAACACGCTTAACGAGTCGTCTCACAAACTATTTAGAAAGTAAGCTTGCACCTACAACTGCAGTTCATGGTGTGTTAGTAGACATATATGGTATAGGTGTATTAATTACTGGGAAAAGCGGTGTTGGAAAAAGTGAAACTGCTCTTGAATTAGTGAAGAGAGGGCATAGACTAGTTGCTGATGATTTAGTTGAGATTCGTGAAGAAGACCAAAACACGTTAATAGGAAACGCACCAGATCTGTTGGAACACTTACTAGAAATTCGTGGCTTAGGAATTATAAATGTCATGACATTGTTTGGTGCGGGAGCAGTTAGGAATTTCAAAAGAATTTCTTTAGTGATCACTTTAGAGCTTTGGGATCAAGCTAAACAATATGACCGTGTTGGTCTAGATGAAGATAAAATGAAAATTATTAATTCAGAAATAACACATTTAACAGTTCCTGTTCGTCCAGGAAGAAATTTAGCAGTCATTATTGAAGTAGCAGCTATGAATTTTCGATTAAAGAGAATGGGTATGGACGCTGCAGAACAATTTTCAAATAGATTGGCGGATGTTATTGAAGATAGTGAAGAGGTATAAGGTGTACATATTATATGTAGAAATATATGTTAGGAGTTGAGAGGATGGAAGAGCAAATACAGCCGTTAGATCGTGTTTTTATTGAACTTGGTCCATTGTCGATTCAATGGTATGGTGCAATCATCGGTATCGGTGTCATTTTAGGTTTATATTTAGCTGTCAAGGAATCTGAAAAGAGAGGTCTTCATAAAGACACGTTTGTAGACTTAGTATTATTTGCAGTACCAATTGCTATTATTTCAGCACGACTTTATTATGTCATTTTTAAATGGGATTATTATTCAGAAAATCTCTTAGAAATTGTTATGATTAATCAAGGTGGCTTAGCCATTCACGGTGGTTTAATTGGGGCGGTATTAACGGCTATCGTCTTTGCGAGGAAAAAAGGTATTTCTTTTTGGAAGCTTGCAGATATCGCTGCACCAAGTATCATTTTAGGACAAGCTATCGGTAGATGGGGGAACTTTGTCAATCAAGAAGCACACGGTGGTGTAGTGACAAGGGAATTTTTGGAGAACCTACAGTTACCAGATTTTATTATAAATCAGATGTATATTAACGGGGAGTATTATCACCCAACATTTTTATATGAGTCAATTTGGAGTCTCACTGGATTTATTATCTTACTACTGCTAAGAAAAGTTAATTTAAAACGTGGTGAGATATTCTTAACGTATGTCATTTGGTATTCATTTGGCCGCTTTTTCATTGAAGGAATGCGAACAGACAGCTTAATGCTAACTGAAAGCTTACGTGTTGCTCAGTTTATCTCGTTGTTATTAATTGGTTTTGCAATTGCCATGATTGTAGTCCGACGAGTAAAAGGGTATGCTGATAAAAGGTATAAAGATTCATAGAAGCTAAACAGTATAATAAGTGACGTTCAAAGTGAACAAATGTTAAAGCAATTGGGTATTTACCAATTGCTTTACATTTTGTTATTATTCTAATTAAAAAGCTAGGAGTGGGAATTTGGTTGGGTCAGTTAAAAAGGGGTTTATTGTAGGGTTACAGACGACATGGACATTAGGGAAAATCATTTTTCCAGTTACATTAATAGTGACTATTCTACAATACACTGTTATTCTACAATGGATTATGGAAGGCATATCACCTTTGATGGGCTTGTTTGGACTATCTGGAGATGCAGCAATCCCGTTGGTTCTCGGGAATTTCCTCAATCTGTATGCTGCTATCGGTGCGATTTTAACACTTGATTTGACTGTAAAAGAAGTATTTATTTTAGCTGTGATGTTATCGTTTTCTCATAACTTGTTAATAGAGTCAAGCGTTGCTGCAAGAGTAGGGGTAAAGCTCTGGATAATGATGGTTACTCGTATAGGATTAGCAGTTATATCAGCATTCATGATAAATATTCTTTGGGCAGGCGGAAATGAGTTAGCTCAATATGGATTTATATCGAAAAAAGAAGAAGTTGTTTCAGGCTGGGGAAGTATCATCATGGCTGGGGTAGAAAAGGGCTTAATAGGAATTTTACAACTTGCACTTATCGTTATTCCACTTATGATCGGTATACAAATATTAAAAGATCTAAAATGGTTAGAGACGTTCTCCAAGTGGATGTCACCCTTGACGAAATTATTAGGTATGAAGGAGAATACGTCAACGACATTAGCAGCGGGACTTTTATTTGGACTTGCATATGGATCTGGTGTCATGATTCAAGCAGTAAAGGAAGACGGTGTGTCTAAAAAAGATACTGTACTTGCATTTATATTTCTCGTCTCATGCCATGCTGTTATTGAGGATACACTCGTATTTATACCTTTAGGAATACCAATTTTACCATTGTTATTAATACGTGTATTCGTTGCGATACTATTAACGATGCTTGTCGCTTTTATATGGAAAAAAGCAGAGTTGCAGAACAGAAAGGAAGCGAACTATGACCATTAAGACGATATTGTTTGATTTAGACGGAACATTGATTGATACGAATGAATTAATTATCCAATCGTTTATGCATACATTAGAGCAGTATTACCCTAATGATTACTCAAGGGAAGATGTGCTCGAATTCATCGGCCCACCGTTGTACGAATCATTACACTCAGTAGATAAAGACCGTGTTGAGGATATGGTAAAAACCTATCGCGAGTTTAATTTAGCAAATCATGATTTACTCGTAAAGGAATATGACAGTGTGTTTGATACCGTTAAAGCACTGCACGAGCAAAAATTTAAGTTAGGAATTGTGACAACAAAAATGAGGTTAACGACAACAATGGGACTAAAACTCACAAACCTAGATCAGTTCTTTGATGTGGTCATTACTTTAGATGATGTTGAACGTGCAAAACCAGATCCTGAGCCAATTCATAAAGCATTACAGCAACTCAACGCTCTTCCACATGAAGCGATTATGGTCGGTGATAATCATCATGACATGTTGGCAGGTCAAAATGCTGGAACAAAAACTGCCGCCGTAGGATGGGCGATCAAAGGTAGAGAACATTTAACACAATACAACCCAGATTATGTTTTAAATAAAATGAGTGATTTACTCTCCATTGTAAAGGCTGAGAATCAGTGAGAAAAACAACAAGATACCCTGTAAAGGGAGCAAATTCATTATGGCATGTTTATAAGACAGTCCCCTTTTGGAAAGTAGTAAAAAACTTTATCGTTATCCAAACAGCCCGCTATACGCCATTTTTAGGCATGAAAAACTGGTTATATCGTACATTTTTACGAATGAAAGTTGGCGAACAAACATCCTTTGCATTAATGGTAATGCTAGATGTCATGTTTCCGGAAAAAATTACTGTAGGACGAAATTCTGTGATCGGCTACAATACGACAATATTAGCACATGAATACTTAATTGAAGAGTACCGTCTTGGCGATGTTATAATTGGAGATGAGGTGCTAATTGGGGCTAACTCCACTATTTTACCTGGTGTAGTAATTGGTGATCGTGCGATAGTGTCGGCAGGGACGCTCGTACATAAAGACGTGCCTGCTGGAGCATTTGTAGGCGGGAACCCAATGCAAATTATTTACACGAAAGAAGAGATGGAAAAACGAATCTAAAATGGTGTTAAGGATAAAATCATGAGCTAATGTTACATATAAAAGAACCTGTTTCGACGAAACAGGTTCTTAATTTATGATAAAGGCTTTCTCGAGTTGGTAGCTGTTTTTTAATGCTAGAATTAAATATATATTTCCTGGTAAATCTTTAACATTTCTCAAAGTTAGTAAAAATTTCCGTCAACCTAGTCCCTTCAGATCACTTCATCCCAAAGTATATTGTACCTTCAGTGCTTCACAGGAACCTCGACTCGGCTTTTCAATTTTCACAGCTTTTAGCTGCTTGGGGAAAATGCTCTCCAATCTTTGATGAGACTACCCAGTCGTCTCCACTTTATTATTTTCATGCTTGTTTCCAGTGAAAAACCACTTCATCATAGGTGGTGTAACAATTGTTGTAATTAGGACAACAACTACAATTACTGCAAATAATTCTTGGCTTAACAACGCGGCTTCTAGTCCAATTGCTGCAATAATTAATGCTACTTCACCTCTTGATACCATACCAGATCCGATACCCATTGAACTTCTCCAATTGAATCCAGCGGCTTTTGCACCAACTGCTGAACCAAGCAGTTTCGTAAGGATAGCTACGATACTAAGGATGACTATTAGACCAATGTTATCTCCAATACCGAATAATTCTACAGTAACACCAATTGATGTGAAAAATACAGGTACAAAGATCGAGTAGCTGATTGTTTCTACTTTTTCAAACACTTCATGTTTATGATTAGTTAAACTGATCGCAACACCAGCAATATAAGCACCAATAATTGCTGCAACTCCTGCATACTCAGCGATAAATGCATAGGTAAAGCAAATGATTAAGGCTGCAGAAATGACTGATTCAGTTACTTTTAATGGTGCAAACTTATTTAATACCCAAGGGACCACTTTCCAAGCTAAGCCTATAGCTACCGCGAAGAAGATAACTTTCTTTATAATCACTTCTCCTAAATGAACATCCCCACCTGCTAAGCTCATTAAAAAGGCCAATGATACGATAACGAGAATATCGTCAATGACAGCTGCTCCTAAAATCGTCGCACCTTCTTTTGACTTAAGCTTATTCATTTCTTTCAATGCTTGGACTGAAATACTTACGCTTGTAGCAGAAAGTAATAATCCAAGAAATATAGCTTCAAATGTAGGTAATCCAATAATTACTCCTGATAAATATCCGATAGATAAAGGTACAATGATTCCAAGTATCCCTACATAGGTTGAAGCCTTGCCAGTACGTTTAAATTCATCAACATCGGTTTCTAAGCCTGCAATAAACATTAATAAAATGACTCCGATTTGACTAATTTCACTTAAGATTTCTGTGTCGTTAACGATTCCTAAAACGGTAGGGCCTAATACAATTCCGATTAATAACTTACCTAGAACAGATGGCTGGCCAAGCCTGACACTAATATCTCCAGCTATTTTTGAAGCAAATAAAATAGCTGCTAATTCAATAATAAGCACTGCTTATCTCCCCCTCTTTGTATACGTAATAATCAACTATCGTGCTTGTAGCACCTTTTTTCCCTAGTAAAAGACCTTTAAAAAGTAATAATTTCTCAGTAAACACCTGTGTTTAGTGGTGTTTTTGTCGATATGACTCCAATGTTTAATACGAGTCACTTCTTAAAAAGATTCAAAAATCAATGGTTTCTTTTGAAATATATTTTCAACTTGCTTAATAGTAGGCTATATTAGTATCTCTCCTTTCCATCATTTTTTATCTAGAATGAATGAAGTAACTTTTGGTACTCTATTCATTATTTTTCTCACAAAAAAACCCTTACCAATGATGGTAAAGGTTTTTTACATCAAAAGGCCTTTACCAACTGATAAAGGTCTCGCTAACAACGTATGTTGCCAACAAAGCCGAGAGTATGATACTCCGTAATGACGACTTTGCTGTAAAAGCTACTCCCCTTTAGGAGAAAATTTAATTATATAAAAGATCATAAAATAAATATTATAATTTTGTCAATTAATTAGGCTCTGTTGGTAAAAATTGTTGCTGTAGCTTCTAAACTATTAGGAATTTTAGTTGTATACGTGTTTGTTTTGTAGTACGAGAAATAACAATCTTTAGGTAAACAGCCATTTTTAATACGGTTGTTTACCCATTTTTTGTATATTTAATAATAGAATGTATGTTTCTCGCACAAACCTTATGAATACAGCTACATGTAAGTCAATACAGTATAAGTAGAAAAAGACTAAATTAAAAAGTTCTACATAATATTATTTCGAAATAATAAGACCTTATTGTGAACAAATTAAATTATGAGCAAGATATTACAATTTGTATCTTGACGAATGATAAAAGCCAAGTTACAATACTAAAAACTTTAACTTATTAGCAAATTAGCGAACTAAAGTATTTTAGTTTAATTTTGGAATAAATTTCAATATAGCTAGCGCATAAATTGAGCCTCCAGGGATGCTTAATGCGTTGAAGCTTTACAAATCAATAACTAAAGGGCGGATTGAAATGCAGAAGCTTTTTATGTTTGAAAAGCCATTAGGTATGAGAGACACATTACCTTCATTGTATGAAACTAAAAAAGAACTTAGGAGTGAGTTACTAAAGGGGATTGAGCAATGGGGTTATCAGCTAATTGAGACGCCAACGCTAGAGTATTATGATACCGTAGGGTCATCATCAGCGATAGCGGATAGGCAGCTGTTCAAGCTATTGGATCAGCAAGGTCATACGTTAGTATTACGGCCGGATATGACAGCCCCTATTGCTAGGGTAGCAGCATCAAAATTATTAGCAAACAAGAACCCGTTACGTCTTGCCTATTCTGCCAACGTTTTTCGCGCTCAACAGCGCGAAGGGGGACGTCCAGCAGAGTTTGAACAAGTTGGAATTGAATGTATAGGTGATCAAACACTAAGTGCAGACGCTGAAGTGATTGCTCTGCTAGTATCCCTATTACAAAATATTGGGTTAGAGACATTTGCAGTTACTGTTGGTCACATCGGGTTTGTTAATGAGCTATTTTTAGAAACAGTCGGTAATGAAGAGCGGGCTAACACGTTGCGACGCTTCTTATATGAAAAAAACTTTGTTGGATATAAAGAACATGTGAAAGGTTTGCCTCTATCATCTATTGATAAACAACGTTTATTACAATTATTACATTTACGTGGTGACGAAAATATTATAAATGATGCTATGCAGCTTGTTGACGGGGAGAGAGGTAAACAATTGCTTCTGGAACTGCAACTAGTATGTGAGCACCTACGATCATTTGGTGTATCCAGATTTATAAAATTAGATCTTACATTATTGAGCCATATGAGCTATTATACAGGTCTTTTATTTGAAGTATATGCAGATAAAGTAGGTTTCTTACTTGGAAACGGTGGGCGCTATGATAATCTACTATCCAAATTTCATGTTGATGCACCAGCAACAGGGTTTGGAATACGGATAGACCGTCTACTAGAAGCGCTCGGGTATTGTGGTCAAGAACCTCTTATTCATAGTGTCATTTACAGTTCTGATAACTTAAAACGAGCAATCGAGTTTGCAGACGAACGTAGAAAGAATGGTGAGCGTGTCATACTCCAAGATATATCTGGCCTTACGAACGTCGATGCTTATACGAAATCTTTTGCACAGGTTTCATTCTTTATAGGGGAACAAAGCCGAAGTTGAATATATTGTATCTCATCACAGAAGGGAGATGAATAGGCTTGCTTACTATTGCTATGCCAAAGGGACGCATATTTACGGAAGCAGTTGAATTACTGAGAAAGGCTGGCTATCGGTTGCCTAATAAATTTGAAGCTTCACGTAAATTGATTATAGATGTAGAGGAAGAACAAATTCAATTTATCCTTGCTAAGCCGATGGATGTGACAACGTATGTTGAATACGGTGTAGCTGATCTCGGTATCGCAGGTAAGGATGTCATGCTA
Encoded here:
- a CDS encoding DUF4097 domain-containing protein yields the protein MIEERKRILKMVEEGKLSTDEALTLLEALSDQQEKDKADQVVNTDLSTEIDYENAQQRPYSSETKQTSTKEKFIDFMNTAVKKVKNLDLDFNFGPSVDVHHIFQNSNVFIDKVDLDVYNGSIELIPWNENDVRIECEAKVYKVENNEEARRVFLQDVLFSTDNSLMRFAVQKKQMKVHTKIYIPEKDYSQIRIRVFNGPVISTGFNVKDFKAKTSNGSVTLERMHVDEMEIETTNGAVDVFDSYSRDCEAEVVNGGINVRGSFERVDLQSVTGSIKCKINNEKAHTVFAKTTTGSIDITVPDGMTMEGDLKSSVGKVKCYVPNINIIEEKDEIVQKILRFTVNDKATEPLHLFADSKSGSVHVTTHSND
- the hprK gene encoding HPr(Ser) kinase/phosphatase — encoded protein: MPKVKTIDIIDKFQLELISGEDGVNRPIITSDLSRPGIEMAGYFTYYPAERIQLLGKTELSFYDKLTKSEKQLRMNKLCTDITPGIIISRDLEIPEELIEASEREVVPVMRSSMKTTRLTSRLTNYLESKLAPTTAVHGVLVDIYGIGVLITGKSGVGKSETALELVKRGHRLVADDLVEIREEDQNTLIGNAPDLLEHLLEIRGLGIINVMTLFGAGAVRNFKRISLVITLELWDQAKQYDRVGLDEDKMKIINSEITHLTVPVRPGRNLAVIIEVAAMNFRLKRMGMDAAEQFSNRLADVIEDSEEV
- the lgt gene encoding prolipoprotein diacylglyceryl transferase, translating into MEEQIQPLDRVFIELGPLSIQWYGAIIGIGVILGLYLAVKESEKRGLHKDTFVDLVLFAVPIAIISARLYYVIFKWDYYSENLLEIVMINQGGLAIHGGLIGAVLTAIVFARKKGISFWKLADIAAPSIILGQAIGRWGNFVNQEAHGGVVTREFLENLQLPDFIINQMYINGEYYHPTFLYESIWSLTGFIILLLLRKVNLKRGEIFLTYVIWYSFGRFFIEGMRTDSLMLTESLRVAQFISLLLIGFAIAMIVVRRVKGYADKRYKDS
- a CDS encoding nucleoside recognition domain-containing protein; this translates as MVGSVKKGFIVGLQTTWTLGKIIFPVTLIVTILQYTVILQWIMEGISPLMGLFGLSGDAAIPLVLGNFLNLYAAIGAILTLDLTVKEVFILAVMLSFSHNLLIESSVAARVGVKLWIMMVTRIGLAVISAFMINILWAGGNELAQYGFISKKEEVVSGWGSIIMAGVEKGLIGILQLALIVIPLMIGIQILKDLKWLETFSKWMSPLTKLLGMKENTSTTLAAGLLFGLAYGSGVMIQAVKEDGVSKKDTVLAFIFLVSCHAVIEDTLVFIPLGIPILPLLLIRVFVAILLTMLVAFIWKKAELQNRKEANYDH
- the ppaX gene encoding pyrophosphatase PpaX translates to MTIKTILFDLDGTLIDTNELIIQSFMHTLEQYYPNDYSREDVLEFIGPPLYESLHSVDKDRVEDMVKTYREFNLANHDLLVKEYDSVFDTVKALHEQKFKLGIVTTKMRLTTTMGLKLTNLDQFFDVVITLDDVERAKPDPEPIHKALQQLNALPHEAIMVGDNHHDMLAGQNAGTKTAAVGWAIKGREHLTQYNPDYVLNKMSDLLSIVKAENQ
- a CDS encoding acyltransferase, coding for MRKTTRYPVKGANSLWHVYKTVPFWKVVKNFIVIQTARYTPFLGMKNWLYRTFLRMKVGEQTSFALMVMLDVMFPEKITVGRNSVIGYNTTILAHEYLIEEYRLGDVIIGDEVLIGANSTILPGVVIGDRAIVSAGTLVHKDVPAGAFVGGNPMQIIYTKEEMEKRI
- a CDS encoding cation:proton antiporter codes for the protein MLIIELAAILFASKIAGDISVRLGQPSVLGKLLIGIVLGPTVLGIVNDTEILSEISQIGVILLMFIAGLETDVDEFKRTGKASTYVGILGIIVPLSIGYLSGVIIGLPTFEAIFLGLLLSATSVSISVQALKEMNKLKSKEGATILGAAVIDDILVIVSLAFLMSLAGGDVHLGEVIIKKVIFFAVAIGLAWKVVPWVLNKFAPLKVTESVISAALIICFTYAFIAEYAGVAAIIGAYIAGVAISLTNHKHEVFEKVETISYSIFVPVFFTSIGVTVELFGIGDNIGLIVILSIVAILTKLLGSAVGAKAAGFNWRSSMGIGSGMVSRGEVALIIAAIGLEAALLSQELFAVIVVVVLITTIVTPPMMKWFFTGNKHENNKVETTG
- a CDS encoding ATP phosphoribosyltransferase regulatory subunit, with the translated sequence MQKLFMFEKPLGMRDTLPSLYETKKELRSELLKGIEQWGYQLIETPTLEYYDTVGSSSAIADRQLFKLLDQQGHTLVLRPDMTAPIARVAASKLLANKNPLRLAYSANVFRAQQREGGRPAEFEQVGIECIGDQTLSADAEVIALLVSLLQNIGLETFAVTVGHIGFVNELFLETVGNEERANTLRRFLYEKNFVGYKEHVKGLPLSSIDKQRLLQLLHLRGDENIINDAMQLVDGERGKQLLLELQLVCEHLRSFGVSRFIKLDLTLLSHMSYYTGLLFEVYADKVGFLLGNGGRYDNLLSKFHVDAPATGFGIRIDRLLEALGYCGQEPLIHSVIYSSDNLKRAIEFADERRKNGERVILQDISGLTNVDAYTKSFAQVSFFIGEQSRS